The genomic window GCAATGCGTTGATGCGCTTGGCGGCGGCGGATTTGAATTGACCGATAATCGCGCCGATGGAGCCCGATGGCGGACCCGCCGTAGGGGCGACCCGGTGGGTCGCCCTGGTTTGTGTCATCGGTCGCCGGTCATGGGCGACCCCCCGGGTCGCCCCGACATCACCATCGGAAATTTTTATACACAAAATCGCGTGTAAATTATTCGGCATCACGACAAAATAAACCAGTAAAACCATTGATCGTACCCGCGGGGTGCGCAGCCATTCGTCCTGCACCACCATCCCAAGATCATTCAACCGCACGCGGCCCTCGACCACATCCCCAAACAGACATTCACGCCGCCAGGCGCAGACCGTCGTGAAAAACGCCCCGGCAGCGCCATAATCAAATTCCCGCAACCGGATGGATTGCCGGTTGTGCGTATCGGGGTTGTACATGGTTGCCCCCTCCCCTTTTTTCCAACAAATAACATTCCACTGTCGGGCGACGCATGCATCGCCCCCACGGGGGAATCGTCATCCAGATCCAAAACAGAGCGTGGACATACGTCGCCCGGCCCTTGACATCCGACACGCACAAAATTATGCTCGATCAAACACCAATCGAGGGCAAAAAAAATGCGCACAACCGTCAATATCGACGACGAAAAAGGCAAAGAATTGATGCAAATCACCTCCGCGCCTTCCATGTCCAAAGCCATCCAAATGGCGCTTGCCGAATACATCGACATGAAACGAAAAAAACAACTGCTCGCTCTGCGCGGCAAACTCGACATCATCGACAACTGGCAGGAGCTACGCCGGATGGATGCGCAGGACCCGCCCCATGAATAAGGTCATCGTCGACACCTCGGCCTGGATCGACTTTTTCCGCGCTCCGGCAGGCGGCATCGGTGACGAGGTCGCCACACTGATCGAACAGGACCGTGCCGTTCTGGTGGGCCCCGTGCTCGCCGAACTGCTGCAAGGATTGAAATCTCGCCGGGAAGCCGACACCTTGAACGAACTGTTCAGCATTCTTCCCTATCTGGAAACGACCCGCGACGATTGGGAAAATGCCGGCGATCTCTTGCGCAGGATGAGGCACAACGGCATCACCATGCCCCTAAGCGATACCCTCATCGCAAGCATCGCAAAAAAACACGGCCATGCCGTCCTCACCCTCGACAAGCATTTCGAGCATCTCGAAATCCCTCTCCATCCTGCGAGAAATTGATCAACCCCGCGCCGGTCATGGGCGACCCAGCGGGTCGCCCCTACGGGTGAATTTCCATCCAGGGGCAAAAACAGGGGCGCGGCATGCCGCGCCTCTACTCCCGGGGACGGGCGACCGCCTTGTACATTTCCCCATAGCGTTCCAGCATCACCGCCAGGGAATAATGTTCCCGCACATGCGCCAAACTTCGTTCGCCAAAGGCGCGGCGCAAGTCCGGATCGACCAGGTAATCGCGTAGGGCCTGCGTTAACCCCGCAACGTCGCCGGGTTCGACAATGGCGCCGCAACGGCCGCCGTCGAGCAGATCCTCGACGCAGCCGACCCGCGTGGCGATGGAGGGGATGGCGCAAGCCATGGCTTCGTTGAGGGCGTTGGGGTGCTGTTCGCTGTCGCTGGAGAGCACGAACACATCCAGATCATTAAGAAAACCGGGGATGTCCTCGACCCGGCCCCACAGGGCGAGCCGCTCGCCGATGCCCAGGGCGGCGGCATGGCTGGTCAGGGCCTCGCGTTGATCGCCCTCCCCCGCGATGCGGATTTCCAGATCCAGCCCCTCGGCGATCAGGGGGCGGCAGGCATCAAGAATCAGCCGGTGATTTTTCACGGTGCGCAGATTGCCCACCGAGCCCACCACCAACCGCTCGCCGCGCGGCTTGGGCGCGGGGAAAAAGCGCCCCGTGTCCACGCCGTTGGCAATTACTTGGGTGCGCTCCGCAGGCCAGCCCCAGTGCGCCACCATCAGATCCCGGGATTGACGGCTCACCGTGAACAGATGGGTGGTCATGCGCACCAGCACCTTCGAAGCCGCGCGGCGTCGCCAGGGCATGTACCCAGCCACGCCCAGGCCGTGAAAACTGTAGATCAGGGGCACCAGGGGCCGCGCCAGCAGACGCCCCACGGCCACGTCGGGCCAGGCGCCCCAGTTGCGGGCATGAATCACATCGGGCCGGATGTCGCGGATCAGCGCGGCCAGACGAAAAGGCAGTTGGGGTTCGTTGGGTCTGGCGTGGAAAAGGTGGATGTCCACGTCATCGGGAATGCGGTCGGCGATTTCCGGCTCGCTTTTCAGGCAGGCGATGGAATGCCGGAAACCCTGGCCGTTGAGCCCGGCAATCACGCGCGCCATGGTCGTTTCCATGCCCCCCGCCAGCAAACCCGGCACCACGTGCAGTACATGAATCAGTTTCTCGCCCATTCCGTCAGACCTTCAAAATCTTTTCAGCGATGGCCTGCTCGATGGCCGACTTTTTCGGCCCCTCCGTCGTCACCGCTTCAGGTTCGTTTTCAAAGGCGCGCTGCAGGCACACGGGCATGATCAGCATCCACCACAGATACTCGGTATAGACAAGGGTTCCGGTCATGCCGTAGGCCAGCATCGCCGCCAGGGCCGCCATGTAGCCCAGGCCCATGAACTGAAAATCCTTAGCCACCGCAGGCGAAAACTGCGAGGCCTTGCGGATGTGCGTCCACAAGAGGCGAAAAGCGTTGAGTACGATGGCCAGGAACACGCCCAGACCGACCAGGCCAAGCTCCCCGCCGCAACGCACCAGGGTGTTGTGGGCGTCGCGGCCTTCATGCAAGGGCTGATAGCGCCCGATGTATTGATAAAAGTTGCCGGGGCCGACGCCCAGGATGGGATTGGCTTTCATCATTTTCAGCCCACCCTCCCAGATTTCCAACCGCGAGGATGCCGAGGCGTCCCGCTCGTCGGCTTGCGCCGTAATGGTGGTGCTTCGCTCGCGGAAGGTGTCGTCGGTCAGATAATACAAACCCAGGGCCGCGCCCAAAATCCCCACCACGATGATCTTGCGTTGACGCGGCGAGGCGAACATCATCGCCGCCAGCATGCCCGCCGCCACCGCGAGAAGAGCACCACGACTGCGGGTCAGAATCACCGCGTTGGCGGAGAATCCGCCGGCGAGAAACACCAAAAGGCGCTGCCGCCAATTCTTGCTGTTGAGAAACTGGCAACCGATAATGAACAGCATGGCCGCCATGAACCCGCCGAAGCGGTTGGCATCGCTGAAATCGGCGCCGCCTACCGACTCAAGCCGCCCCTGAATGAAGGCACGCAGAGGAACCTCATAGGCCTGAATGCCCAGGATCATGGCGAAGATCACCAGACTCCAGGTGACGATTTTCAGCAACTTGCGATCCGTGACCACATGAGAGAGCATCATCAGGAAAATGGTGATTTTCACCATTTTGACGGTGGGGTGATCGGCCGCCTCATAACGGCCCACCGATGCACTCGAAAACACGTGAGCAACCCAGACCACTAGCACAAAAATCACAATCAGCCATTCCTGGCCCACCATGAAATTTTTGTATTTGAGCTTGTGTCGATTGATATAGATACTTACGGCCGACACTAAGGCAAACATCAGCGAGTAGCGCAGGCCGAGACCACGCATGGGCGCGTGCCACCACTGCCGCTCGGGCCCAATGCAGTAATGCCCCATGTAACCGATCAAGCCGATGATGGGATGATAAAACGCTCCCACTAGGGCAACGGCAACCAAGGCGGCAAACAATATGGATCTGAGCCCCATAACTCGCCTACCCGCCGAAAGCGGCGTTCAAACGCGCCGCCGCCGCCCCCCAGGTCAGTTCCCGCACCACCGTTTCCCGGCCCCTGTCGGCCAGCGCCTGACGCTTGCCCCGATTCGCCAGCAACTCACAGGTCGCTCGAGCCAGTTCCTCGGGTGAGTTGCCCAGCAGCAGGTTGGCGCCATTTTCGGCGGGCACCCCCTGGCAGGCCAGAGGCGTGGCCACCACCGGGGCATTGGCCGCCCAGGCTTCAAGCAGCTTGTTCTTGATGCCCGTACCGCTTTTCATCGACAGCAGGATCACCCCCGCGTTCCACAGATAAGGGCGGATATCCTCCACCCGTCCCGTCACGGCAACCCGCTCGGAGGCCAAGGCTCGCAGGGCCGCTGAAGGTTCGGCCCCCACCAGTTGAATCAGCACGTCGGGGCGCCCTTTCCAGATCAGCGGGGCAATTTCTTGGACCAGCCAGGTCGCCGCCAGTTCATTGTTGGGGTTGCTCATGTGCCCGGTAAACACCACCGTCGGTCCCTCAGCCGCCACGGGTGGCACATCGGCGGGGGGCGCGAAAAAGCCCACATCGACGCCGTTGGGCACTAACAGGGTATGGTGGCGCGGATGGCGGGCATTAAAGCTGGTGCAATCCTCCCGGCTGACAAAGGAGGTGTAATCGACAAAGCGCAGGGCATCGCGCTCCAGATTTACCTTGCCCAAACGGTTTTTGAACAACCGCAACCGCTCGCGCAGCCCCGTTCGACCGGTCTGCTTGCGCCTTGCGAATTCCAGAAATGAATCATCCACCATGTCGAAGAGAATCTTGCAGGTTCGATCGACCTGTTCGGCATACTGCAAAACCCGGCTGCCGCACAGCACCACCACGTCGTAACCGGGCGTCTGCCGCGCGATGCTTAGCCCAAAATCTTCGTCATGGGCGAACATGGAAAAGCGATGCAGCGCCCGGCCACGATCCACATGCTTGCGGCCAATGCCAACCACCATGCCCACACCCACCTTGCCGTAGGCCTCGATACCCTCGGCGGTCGGCAGACAACAATGCACGTCCACCCGTTCCCCCCGGGCCGCCAGGGTGCGCGCCAGGTGATACACCCGCAGCCAGCGCCCGTGAATGATCGGCCAGGGGCATTCCGCCGCGATAAACAGCCACTTCATAAGCACACCACCCTCATGACCGACGCCTTAGCCGGCGACACTCTCAAAAACACCCAAAACCCGCTGCGCGCAGGCTTCCCAGGTGTACGCCTTCACCCGTTCAAAACCGCGCGCAACCAAATCCCGGCGCAGTCCTTCATCACTCAGCAATTGCCGCAAACCATCGGCAATCGCCTCGGTCCGGCGTGGATCGACCAGCACCGCCGCATCCCCCGCCACCTCGGGCAGACTGGTGCAGTCGCTAGTCAAAACCGCCGCGCCGCAGATGAAAGCATCCAAAAGCGGCAAGCCGAAACCTTCGCTCAATGACGGAAAAACCAGCACCGCCGCGCCGCTCAAAAGTGCGGCGATATCCGCCTCGTCGGCAAAACCGTGCAAGCGACAACTCTCGCCCACGCCCAACGCTTCGGCGAGGGCGCGAAACTTTCCAAGGGCCGGTTCACGAATGCCCACCAGCACCAGATGCCTTTGGTCCCGAAGACTTGCAGGCACCTCGGCCCAGGCGCGAATCACCTTTTCCGTGTTCTTGCGCGGCATGTCCGAGCCGAAGCCGAAAACATAGGGGGAGTCACACGCCACCCCATATTTCTCGCGTACCGCCGCCAATTGTGCCGCATCCTCGATGCGCTTACACTTGCGATCCGGCGCCCAGGGGTTGACCACCACCTTGCTCTCGGCAATAGCGCAAAACTCAACGATCTTCAGCTTGCTGTATTCGCTCGGGGTGAAAATTTTGCTTGCCTTGTGCGCTGTACGCCGCACCGCTTCGCCCCATCGAGCCGAATCGGGGGTGGCCAACGCCGGTTCCAGAGGTATCAGATCATGGATGGTCGCAACCATGGGCGCGCCCGGAAAGCGAGGGCCGATATTGGCGGGAGCGTGGAACAGATCGGCCTTGGCGGCGCGCACCGCCAGGGGCAGGCGCAGGTTGGACCAAAGGCCGAAGCGGTCGCCCTTGATGTCGATGCCCTGGTCGCTGATATTGGCACAGCCCTCAAAGGGATTTTTGCCGTTGCGGCCGCGATGAAACATGACAAAACGCCAGTCGGGACGAACCTTGGCGATTTCCCCATACAGATCAACGAGGTTTTTCCCCGTGCCGCGCGGATGGCGGGCAAAGGTGGTGCGGGCGTCCACGCAAAGGCGCATAAGTCAACTTCTCCAAAAATCAGCGGGATGGATTTACGGGAGACAAAGAGAGGACCGCCGCGACGATTGCCTCGGCCTTGATACCGTCCATGCAGTGGGGGTCAACCTCACACTTGCGCCGGTAACAGGGCGCGCAGGGCAGCTCCGTCGTCAGCTTCACCCCGCGATCAAACAAGTCGATCTCCTGCGCGCAGGTCGGCCCGAACAGGGCCACCGTCGGCACATCCTGGGAAACGGCCACATGCAACCCCAAGGTGTCGCCCGTCACCACCGCCGCGCACTGGCCGACGATGGCGGTAAACTCCAGTTCGGCATTGCGGGTGCCCGTGGCGTGCAGTCGGCCGCCGCACTGCTCATTGATCCACTTGTTGAGTTCCTGCTCATCGGGCCCGCCGAGTAGAGCCACGCCATAACCTGCGTCGAGCAACAACCGAGCCAACTCGACCCAGCGCTCGCGACCGGGCGCCTTGTGGGCGAAGACTCGTCCGGCGCCGGTGTTCAGGCCGACGATCGGCCGGCCCGACGCCTTCCAGGGGGCAAAGAGATTTATGGCGCGGACCTTGGCCGCTTCATCGGGATAGAGGCGATAGGGTTCGCGCACATAGTCGAAACCCAGGGCTTCGTGGATCAGTTCGGGGTAGGTTTTGGTGTTGCGGCGAAATTTCAGATCGTCGTCGAGGCCCAGCTCGAAGTACGGCTCGACACGGGCATCGGTAGGCATGGCCGTGCCCCATTGAGACATTTGGATGCCGCGCTTGTCGGAGGCGCGCAATGCGTTGCACAGCGCCGTCGGGCCAGGCTCCTTGTCGAGGGAAATCACCAGATCGAAGGATTGGCACTGCACCGCCGTGATCCCCTCGGCATCAAAAGAGAACAACTGGTCGATGAGGGGATGGTTCTTGAGGATGCGCACCCCGCTAGGCAAACTGATCCAGGTGATGTGGGATTGCGGGTAGGCGCGCTTGAGCGTCGGCAGCAGACAGGCGGTGCGCACCACGTCGCCCAAGGCGCCGAGCTTGATGATGAGGAGGCGGTGGCCCATGGGGGAATAGTTGGAGCAGGTGCAGCGCTGTTTGAAGCGGCAGGGGCGATCGCCCATGTAGTGGCGGCAGTCGAGGGAGAGATGAAGGGACATACGTATAAATATCCTTGTTAATTACTCGATAAGTTCAAGATAGCAATCTAAAGTCTGTGCTAGCATTACCTGCTCAGAAAATTTCCGTAAAACAGTAAGCCTGGCATTCGAACCAAGCTCGGCCCTCAATCCTTGATTATTAACTAGTTCTTCAAGATACTTAGTAAAACTTGAAATTTCTTCACTATTTACAAGATATCCATTTTCCCCATGATTAATAATGTCACTAATCCCACCAACATCAACAGAAACAACAGGTATTTTACAAGACATCGCTTCAATAATACAAAACGGCATAGCTTCATAGTATGAAGTTAATGCAAAAATGTCCATTTTAAGCAAATAAGGCAAGACATCAGATTTATGTCCGACCAAAAAGACTCTATCTTTGACACCTAGCTTGATAGCCATTTTTTCAATTTCAGCTCGAGAATCGCCCTCGCCGACTAAGAGCAAAGCCACATCTTTTCTTTTAATCTGGGAAAATACCTGTACTAAACGGTCATACGCCTTTTCTGGTGCCAACCTACCAACTGAGCCAATGACAACACCATGCCAATCATTCAATGCTTCATCAAGACTATCCCTTAAAGGACTTGGTGTGAATTTTTCAGGGTCAATGCCATTAAAAATTACTTTTGTTTTTTTGGAGGGAAGGCCCCTCTGGCGATTCAATTTTTGCGAAACAAGCGGGCTAACGGCAATAATTCTATCAACAAGAAACCATTCAATTTTCCGCAATAATGCCCTTTTGAAAAACTTTATTCGCCAAAACGCAAATTGGCCCAAAAATTTCTTGGCTGGCTGCAACAGTTCTGGAACAGTATGTTCTGTGATGACAGTATTTATCCTAAATATTCTTGAAATTAATATATAAATTAAAAACCTATTCCGCCAACTAGCATTCGCATGTAAAATGATTTTCTCGTTTATATTTTCAAAAATAAAATTAATAAATTTTTTAATAGAAAAATCAAAAACCACATTACAACCAGTACTAGAAAATTCATTTTTAATATTTGATAATTCATTACTTGAAAAAAAAACAACGGTAACCTCATAACCTTTACCATTTATATATTTAGCCAAAGAAACCAAATACTTTTCTGCACCTCCAAAAGCTTTTGCGTCTGAGAATAATAAAATTTTGGCCATTTCAATTACATCCAATTTTTAATTTCTTAATAATTTTAGACAAAAAAATGTAACCGTCTAATTTAAAACATATTTTATCTGAAAAAGTTTTTGCACTTGTGAAGTTGAGTATTGCATTTGACATATCACCTTCATGAAACTGATGCCAACCAAATCCAAAATAACATTCAAAAAGCCGCTCGCGAATATGATTCAAAATATTAGGAGGCGAATCTGACGGCAGAAATGTCAAAAGCCCCTCCAAGGCCTGTGCTTCCCCAATCCGGATTTTCCTGGTATTCCTAGACGCCCCCCCTGCATGCTCCCGATATGCAACCAAAGGCTTTTCAATATATCCTATCCCATTTCCCAGGCTGGCAATTTTAAGCCAAAGACAATAATCCTCCGCATGAGTTTGCCCCACAGGAAAACCACCCGCCTTCAACAATGCCGATTTTCGTGCCACAACGGATGATGTCCATAAAAAATTTCCCTCGATTAATTTTAAAAAGTTATTATCTTCAACCAAAGGGCTCAACCTTGCATCAATAGGGCAACCATCTTCGTCAATAATTTTGCACCTGGAATGAATCAGGTCATATTTTTCACTAAATAACTTGCTTTGCTCGTAAAGTTTATCGGGATCCCAAATATCATCGGCATCACAAAAAGCGATCCATTCGCCAAGTGAATTAGAAATTGCATTGTTTCGTGCTACAGACACACCTTGGTTTTCCTGAGCGATATATTTAATTTTATTTCCGTAATTTTTTAAAATTTCACCTGTAAGATCTTGGCTGCCATCGTTTACAACAACAATTTCATATGCTGGTGCGTTTTTTTGACATAAAATACTACTTATTGTTAATTCTATATAATTCTCAGCGTTAAATGCGGGGACAATTACAGATATAAGCGGAACAACTGTTTCCAAGCTGAACACCCCCTAGACTTATCCGAAAATCCTGCCTTTTGCGAAGCTACGCCGGGACAATAGCTCAACCCAAACAATAGGTGGATCAAAAAGCCGACTACATAAATACCTCAAACACAACCCAAGGTATCTTCGAGCAAGCCAGATCTGGCCGATCTCATCACCAATCGCCGTGACCTGTAGTTTTCTCGTGCGCCCAGCACCATAATAATACTTCTTCAAATATTCTAAGGTTTGCCTGCCCTTGGGTAGCCAATGCTTCACTTTCGCATCAGGCACCCAGCGCCCACTAAAGCCCTCCGCCATGATCGCCGCGATTACTTGCGATTCCTCGCCCAGCACGACCTTTCCTGCGTTCAGCCCCAGATTGGGATCATAGAGGTGTCGGCGTTGTTCGGCCATCCGCACTGCAAAGTTGGCGCCGAAGGGGACTATGCCTTCCTCGACTGAAAGTGGGATAGGTTCATCTCCAAGATCACGCACCGCAAAAGCTGCGGACACGACATGCCAAGACTCTTTCAGCCACGGTGGCGGCTCGCCTTCAAACCAAGGTGTGATGGGGCCCCCAAACACGGCAGCGTCGGGCCATTCGCGAAAAGCGCGGGCATAGGCCAGAAGCCAATCGCTATCGACCAGAACATCGTCGTCGGTCCAGACGATATAGTCCCCGGTTGCATTCCGGACGGCGGCATTGCGGGCGTTGGAAAGACCGGGAGTCGGTTCGAATATGCGCCTAATCGGCAAAAGCCCGCTAAACTCTGCAATGACCTTATCGGTGTCATCCGTACAGTTATTGTTGACAATGAGCAGTTCCCAGGAAAAACTTGCATCAGATTTCAGGTTGAGCATGTTTTCAAGGGTTTGCGTCAGCAGCGCAGCACGATTCCAGGTACAGATGGCAACGATAATTTTCATGAAAAATAACCATCATATAGTTTAATCAATTTTTTTGGTATATTTTTATATAACCTATATTTAAAAACTATATCTTTATAAACACCCATATATTTAGAAATATTTATTAAGTAAGAGAACTTTCTTAAATCCCTCGAGTACCAACTTGAGATTAAATCCTTATTCAATATTCTAACGAACAAATCAACAACATTCACATTCACTGAACCAACATCAACATTGTTTCCATTCTTTTCAATAAATTTAATTCTTGATTTATATAACGATTCAAATTGCGCAAAGGGGTCTTTGCTTATTTGGTTATCATGCCATCTATAACTAACGGTTATTTTTTTCGTATTTACAAAAAGAGATCGCACAGAAAACCTTAACCAAAAATCAAAATCTGGAGCAATTCTGATATCTTTATTAAACCCGCCTAGTTTTTTAACGGCAGCAGCCCGGGTAATAACGCTATTTGCCGGGACAATCGTCCTCTCAAAACAATAGTTAAACATATTAAGGGGCTGGTCTTCTGCCTCCGAAAAATACCATGTACCACTACGAGAACCAAAAAACCTAACACCGGAAAAAGCAACATCTGCCGATGGGTGCCTCTCTAACAAGCCAATAACAGTCTCACAATGGTCAGGGTCCCAAACATCGTCAGCATCAAGCCATGCTATCAAATCGCCACGAACAGCGGCTATCCCGATATTACGTGCCAGGGCATGCCCACTATTTTTTTCAGTACTTAATACTTTTACCGGATAATTTCTTAATATACTTACTGTGTTATCTGTAGAACAATCATCGACTACAACAATTTCATCAACTTTTTTTGACTGTGAAAGCACAGAATCAATTGCCTCGCCAATATATTTTTCGGCGTTATAACACGGAATAATAACCGAAATCATTACGATAAACTTTCCCTTAACTTCCAAGAATGATCAAACAAAACCAATCTCTCAGAATCTGGCATTCTACCAAAACCATAGTAGTCAGATTTTTCAACATTTATTATGCCCGCGTCTATTATCCAATCTTCGACAACTGTCGAACTTGAAATATGCAAATTATATTTATATATCCCTGAATTTAATTGCAATTTAGGAATATAACATTCAAAAACACCTTTTTTTTGGCCTATATCCTCAAAAAAGTCCCCTGTAAGCAAATTCCACAAATTTGCAACCTTCACATCTTTCATACTATTAATTGCAAATGATACAGATAAATTTTTCGCTTTTTCTTTTTCGATAATTTCAAATTCAGCAAGAATCTTAAGTGTTTCACCGCTTTTTACATAGCAAACACGGTCACCATTTTCATTTTCTAACCATGTATCAATAAATCTAATGCCACCTTCGCCCTTTCGATCGCTTCTCTTTGAAATGTCGCTATTAATAATTGCCATAAAATCCTGCAAATATTTATCAACTACGCAATTTGGCGCCCCACTTGCCACTATTTGTCCTTCGGCTAATAAAATACACCTATTGCAAAGGCCAAGCACGGCCTCCATTTGATGGCTGACAAAAAGCACTGTACGCCCATGACTGGCGACATCTTGCATCTTACCCAAACATTTTTTTTGAAACGCAGCATCCCCAACCGCCAACACCTCATCAATAATCAAAATCTCCGGCTCCAAATGCGCCGCCACCGAAAACGCCAACCGCACCTTCATTCCCGACGAATACCGCTTGATCGGCGTATCGAGAAACTTCTCCACCCCCGAAAAATCCACAATCTCATCGAACTTGCGATCAATCTCCTTTTTGGTCATCCCAAGAATGGTGCCGTTCATGTAGATATTCTCGCGCCCCGACAACTCAGGATGAAACCCCGTGCCCACCTCCAGCAAACTGGCCACGCGCCCATTGATGGTCACGCGCCCGGCGGTCGGCTCGGTAATGCGCGACAACACCTTGAGCAGGGTACTTTTCCCGGCGCCGTTGCGCCCGATGATGCCCAGCACCTCGCCGTGCTTGACCTCGAAAGACACATCGTTCAGAGCATGCAGCACATCGGGATCGTTGCTGTTCAGATCGAAATGCCCCAGGCTGCGCAACTGCTTGAAGTTCTTCTGCGGCGCCTTAAGCCAGGAAAACAGGGTCGCGGC from Geoalkalibacter sp. includes these protein-coding regions:
- a CDS encoding glycosyltransferase family 4 protein, producing MKWLFIAAECPWPIIHGRWLRVYHLARTLAARGERVDVHCCLPTAEGIEAYGKVGVGMVVGIGRKHVDRGRALHRFSMFAHDEDFGLSIARQTPGYDVVVLCGSRVLQYAEQVDRTCKILFDMVDDSFLEFARRKQTGRTGLRERLRLFKNRLGKVNLERDALRFVDYTSFVSREDCTSFNARHPRHHTLLVPNGVDVGFFAPPADVPPVAAEGPTVVFTGHMSNPNNELAATWLVQEIAPLIWKGRPDVLIQLVGAEPSAALRALASERVAVTGRVEDIRPYLWNAGVILLSMKSGTGIKNKLLEAWAANAPVVATPLACQGVPAENGANLLLGNSPEELARATCELLANRGKRQALADRGRETVVRELTWGAAAARLNAAFGG
- a CDS encoding type II toxin-antitoxin system VapB family antitoxin — encoded protein: MRTTVNIDDEKGKELMQITSAPSMSKAIQMALAEYIDMKRKKQLLALRGKLDIIDNWQELRRMDAQDPPHE
- the vapC gene encoding type II toxin-antitoxin system VapC family toxin, with protein sequence MNKVIVDTSAWIDFFRAPAGGIGDEVATLIEQDRAVLVGPVLAELLQGLKSRREADTLNELFSILPYLETTRDDWENAGDLLRRMRHNGITMPLSDTLIASIAKKHGHAVLTLDKHFEHLEIPLHPARN
- a CDS encoding glycosyltransferase family 2 protein, with the protein product METVVPLISVIVPAFNAENYIELTISSILCQKNAPAYEIVVVNDGSQDLTGEILKNYGNKIKYIAQENQGVSVARNNAISNSLGEWIAFCDADDIWDPDKLYEQSKLFSEKYDLIHSRCKIIDEDGCPIDARLSPLVEDNNFLKLIEGNFLWTSSVVARKSALLKAGGFPVGQTHAEDYCLWLKIASLGNGIGYIEKPLVAYREHAGGASRNTRKIRIGEAQALEGLLTFLPSDSPPNILNHIRERLFECYFGFGWHQFHEGDMSNAILNFTSAKTFSDKICFKLDGYIFLSKIIKKLKIGCN
- a CDS encoding O-antigen ligase family protein — encoded protein: MGLRSILFAALVAVALVGAFYHPIIGLIGYMGHYCIGPERQWWHAPMRGLGLRYSLMFALVSAVSIYINRHKLKYKNFMVGQEWLIVIFVLVVWVAHVFSSASVGRYEAADHPTVKMVKITIFLMMLSHVVTDRKLLKIVTWSLVIFAMILGIQAYEVPLRAFIQGRLESVGGADFSDANRFGGFMAAMLFIIGCQFLNSKNWRQRLLVFLAGGFSANAVILTRSRGALLAVAAGMLAAMMFASPRQRKIIVVGILGAALGLYYLTDDTFRERSTTITAQADERDASASSRLEIWEGGLKMMKANPILGVGPGNFYQYIGRYQPLHEGRDAHNTLVRCGGELGLVGLGVFLAIVLNAFRLLWTHIRKASQFSPAVAKDFQFMGLGYMAALAAMLAYGMTGTLVYTEYLWWMLIMPVCLQRAFENEPEAVTTEGPKKSAIEQAIAEKILKV
- a CDS encoding transposase — translated: MYNPDTHNRQSIRLREFDYGAAGAFFTTVCAWRRECLFGDVVEGRVRLNDLGMVVQDEWLRTPRVRSMVLLVYFVVMPNNLHAILCIKISDGDVGATRGVAHDRRPMTQTRATHRVAPTAGPPSGSIGAIIGQFKSAAAKRINAL
- a CDS encoding glycosyltransferase family 9 protein, with protein sequence MSLHLSLDCRHYMGDRPCRFKQRCTCSNYSPMGHRLLIIKLGALGDVVRTACLLPTLKRAYPQSHITWISLPSGVRILKNHPLIDQLFSFDAEGITAVQCQSFDLVISLDKEPGPTALCNALRASDKRGIQMSQWGTAMPTDARVEPYFELGLDDDLKFRRNTKTYPELIHEALGFDYVREPYRLYPDEAAKVRAINLFAPWKASGRPIVGLNTGAGRVFAHKAPGRERWVELARLLLDAGYGVALLGGPDEQELNKWINEQCGGRLHATGTRNAELEFTAIVGQCAAVVTGDTLGLHVAVSQDVPTVALFGPTCAQEIDLFDRGVKLTTELPCAPCYRRKCEVDPHCMDGIKAEAIVAAVLSLSPVNPSR
- a CDS encoding glycosyltransferase family 4 protein, with amino-acid sequence MAKILLFSDAKAFGGAEKYLVSLAKYINGKGYEVTVVFFSSNELSNIKNEFSSTGCNVVFDFSIKKFINFIFENINEKIILHANASWRNRFLIYILISRIFRINTVITEHTVPELLQPAKKFLGQFAFWRIKFFKRALLRKIEWFLVDRIIAVSPLVSQKLNRQRGLPSKKTKVIFNGIDPEKFTPSPLRDSLDEALNDWHGVVIGSVGRLAPEKAYDRLVQVFSQIKRKDVALLLVGEGDSRAEIEKMAIKLGVKDRVFLVGHKSDVLPYLLKMDIFALTSYYEAMPFCIIEAMSCKIPVVSVDVGGISDIINHGENGYLVNSEEISSFTKYLEELVNNQGLRAELGSNARLTVLRKFSEQVMLAQTLDCYLELIE
- a CDS encoding glycosyltransferase, with product MGEKLIHVLHVVPGLLAGGMETTMARVIAGLNGQGFRHSIACLKSEPEIADRIPDDVDIHLFHARPNEPQLPFRLAALIRDIRPDVIHARNWGAWPDVAVGRLLARPLVPLIYSFHGLGVAGYMPWRRRAASKVLVRMTTHLFTVSRQSRDLMVAHWGWPAERTQVIANGVDTGRFFPAPKPRGERLVVGSVGNLRTVKNHRLILDACRPLIAEGLDLEIRIAGEGDQREALTSHAAALGIGERLALWGRVEDIPGFLNDLDVFVLSSDSEQHPNALNEAMACAIPSIATRVGCVEDLLDGGRCGAIVEPGDVAGLTQALRDYLVDPDLRRAFGERSLAHVREHYSLAVMLERYGEMYKAVARPRE
- a CDS encoding glycosyltransferase family 4 protein, whose protein sequence is MRLCVDARTTFARHPRGTGKNLVDLYGEIAKVRPDWRFVMFHRGRNGKNPFEGCANISDQGIDIKGDRFGLWSNLRLPLAVRAAKADLFHAPANIGPRFPGAPMVATIHDLIPLEPALATPDSARWGEAVRRTAHKASKIFTPSEYSKLKIVEFCAIAESKVVVNPWAPDRKCKRIEDAAQLAAVREKYGVACDSPYVFGFGSDMPRKNTEKVIRAWAEVPASLRDQRHLVLVGIREPALGKFRALAEALGVGESCRLHGFADEADIAALLSGAAVLVFPSLSEGFGLPLLDAFICGAAVLTSDCTSLPEVAGDAAVLVDPRRTEAIADGLRQLLSDEGLRRDLVARGFERVKAYTWEACAQRVLGVFESVAG